The Catenuloplanes niger genome includes a window with the following:
- a CDS encoding 3-hydroxyacyl-CoA dehydrogenase NAD-binding domain-containing protein → MIRWDREDDGIVVLTLDDPTRAANTMTAAYVRSMEETVTRLEAERDSITGVVFVSAKKSFFAGGDLDSLRTPGPDQGAESFARAATVKAQFRRLETLGRPVVAALNGSALGGGLELALACHHRIAVDDPKLEVGFPEVTLGLLPGAGGVVRTVRMLGLVTALTQVLLRGQRHRAAAARDLGLISALVPSADGLLPAAREWIRANPGAAQPWDVKGYRIPGGTPATPALAAMLPAFPANLRKELKNAPYPAPRNILAAAVEGAQVDIDTAFTIENRYFVELVTGQIAKNMIGAFFFDLNAANARDIGDVPPFHRVGVLGAGMMGAAIAYVCAKAGLDVVLKDVSLAAATRGLGYSQRLVAKAVSRGRLTEAAGTELLARISPADDPAALAGVDLVIEAVFEDPALKHKVFAEIEDLVAPDALLCSNTSTLPITMLAEGVRRQAGFGGLHFFSPVDRMPLVEVIRGERTSDETLRRALAVVRRLRKTPIVVNDSRGFFTSRVIGTFTNEGVAMLAEGVPAPSIEQASSQAGYPAPVLQLMDELTLTLPQKIRKETAAAAGDAWTPHPADAVIDHLVDAGRTGRSGGAGFYDYEDGTRTRLWPGLARFAKRESAIPFEDLRERLLFIEAVESVRCLDEGVLTSVADANIGSILGIGYPGWTGGVLQYINQYPGGLPGFITRAHQLADRYGPRFTPPPLLLRKAERGERFE, encoded by the coding sequence ATGATCCGCTGGGACCGCGAGGACGACGGCATCGTCGTGCTCACGCTGGACGACCCGACCCGCGCCGCCAACACCATGACCGCCGCCTACGTGCGCAGCATGGAGGAGACCGTCACCCGGCTGGAGGCGGAGCGCGACTCGATCACCGGCGTGGTCTTCGTGTCCGCGAAGAAGTCGTTCTTCGCCGGCGGCGACCTCGACTCGCTCCGCACGCCCGGGCCGGATCAGGGCGCCGAGTCGTTCGCGCGCGCCGCGACCGTGAAGGCGCAGTTCCGCCGGCTGGAGACGCTCGGCCGGCCGGTCGTCGCCGCGCTCAACGGGTCCGCGCTCGGCGGCGGCCTGGAGCTGGCGCTCGCCTGCCACCACCGGATCGCGGTCGACGACCCGAAGCTCGAGGTCGGCTTCCCCGAGGTGACGCTCGGCCTGCTGCCCGGCGCCGGCGGCGTGGTCCGCACCGTGCGGATGCTCGGCCTGGTCACCGCGCTCACCCAGGTGCTGCTGCGCGGTCAGCGGCACCGCGCCGCCGCGGCCCGCGACCTCGGCCTGATCTCCGCGCTCGTCCCGTCCGCCGACGGTCTGCTGCCCGCCGCACGCGAGTGGATCCGGGCGAATCCCGGCGCGGCCCAGCCGTGGGACGTCAAGGGCTACCGCATCCCCGGGGGTACGCCGGCCACGCCCGCGCTGGCCGCGATGCTGCCCGCGTTCCCGGCCAACCTGCGCAAGGAGCTGAAGAACGCGCCGTACCCCGCACCGCGCAACATCCTCGCGGCCGCGGTCGAGGGCGCCCAGGTCGACATCGACACCGCGTTCACGATCGAGAATCGGTACTTCGTGGAGCTGGTCACCGGCCAGATCGCGAAGAACATGATCGGAGCGTTCTTCTTCGACCTGAACGCGGCGAACGCGCGCGACATCGGCGACGTCCCGCCGTTCCACCGGGTCGGAGTGCTCGGCGCCGGCATGATGGGCGCCGCGATCGCGTACGTCTGCGCCAAGGCCGGACTCGACGTGGTGCTCAAGGACGTCTCCCTGGCGGCCGCCACCCGCGGTCTCGGCTACTCCCAGCGCCTGGTGGCGAAGGCCGTCTCCCGGGGCCGGCTGACCGAGGCGGCCGGCACCGAGTTGCTCGCCCGCATCTCCCCGGCCGACGACCCGGCCGCGCTGGCCGGCGTGGACCTGGTGATCGAGGCGGTGTTCGAGGACCCGGCGCTCAAGCACAAGGTCTTCGCCGAGATCGAGGACCTGGTCGCGCCGGACGCGCTGCTCTGCTCCAACACGTCGACGCTGCCGATCACGATGCTGGCCGAGGGCGTGCGCCGTCAGGCCGGCTTCGGCGGGCTGCACTTCTTCTCCCCGGTCGACCGGATGCCGCTGGTCGAGGTGATCCGCGGCGAGCGCACCAGCGACGAGACGCTGCGCCGCGCGCTCGCGGTCGTCCGGCGGCTGCGCAAGACGCCGATCGTGGTCAACGACAGCCGCGGGTTCTTCACCAGCCGGGTGATCGGCACGTTCACCAACGAGGGCGTCGCCATGCTCGCCGAGGGTGTGCCCGCGCCGTCCATCGAGCAGGCCAGCAGCCAGGCCGGCTACCCCGCGCCGGTGCTCCAGCTGATGGACGAGCTCACCCTCACGCTCCCGCAGAAGATCCGCAAGGAGACCGCGGCCGCGGCCGGCGACGCCTGGACCCCGCACCCGGCCGACGCCGTCATCGACCACCTCGTCGACGCCGGCCGCACCGGCCGCTCCGGCGGCGCCGGCTTCTACGACTACGAGGACGGCACCCGCACCCGCCTCTGGCCCGGCCTGGCCCGCTTCGCGAAGCGCGAGTCCGCGATCCCGTTCGAGGACCTGCGGGAACGCCTGCTCTTCATCGAGGCCGTCGAGTCCGTCCGCTGCCTCGACGAGGGCGTCCTCACCTCCGTCGCCGACGCCAACATCGGCTCCATCCTCGGCATCGGCTACCCCGGCTGGACCGGCGGCGTCCTCCAGTACATCAATCAGTACCCCGGCGGCCTCCCCGGCTTCATCACCCGCGCCCACCAGCTCGCCGACCGCTACGGCCCCCGCTTCACTCCCCCACCCCTGCTCCTCCGTAAGGCGGAACGGGGCGAGCGCTTCGAGTAG
- a CDS encoding acetyl-CoA C-acetyltransferase has protein sequence MSEAFIYDAVRTPRGRGKKNGALHGVKPISLVVGLIDELRRRFPGVDPERIDDVVLGIVSPLGDQGSDLAKTAALAAGLPPVVAGVQVNRFCGSGLEAVNIAAQKVRSGWEDLVLAGGVESMSRVPMGSDGGAWALDPETNLLTDFVPQGISADLIATIDGYSREDVDRFALRSQERAARAWAEGRFSRGVVPVRDRNGLLILDHDEHIRADSTLAGLGALTPSFAQLGAQGGFDAVALQKYHWVERIEHVHHAGNSSGIVDGAALVLVGSRAAGEAAGMAPRARIVSAALSGADPTIMLTGPAPASRKALDRAGLTVDDLDLVEINEAFAAVVLHYIDDMKLDPEIVNVNGGAIAMGHPLGATGAMILGTLVDELERRGGRYGLATLCIGGGMGIATIVERL, from the coding sequence ATGAGCGAGGCGTTCATCTACGACGCGGTGCGCACGCCGCGCGGCCGGGGCAAGAAGAACGGCGCGCTGCACGGCGTCAAACCGATCTCACTCGTCGTCGGCCTGATCGATGAGCTGCGCCGCCGCTTCCCGGGCGTCGACCCGGAGCGCATCGACGACGTGGTGCTCGGCATCGTCTCCCCGCTCGGCGACCAGGGCTCCGACCTGGCCAAGACCGCGGCGCTCGCGGCCGGCCTGCCGCCGGTCGTGGCCGGCGTGCAGGTCAACCGGTTCTGCGGCTCCGGGCTCGAGGCGGTGAACATCGCGGCGCAGAAGGTGCGGTCCGGCTGGGAGGACCTGGTGCTGGCCGGTGGCGTCGAGTCGATGTCCCGGGTGCCGATGGGCTCCGACGGTGGCGCGTGGGCGCTCGACCCGGAGACGAACCTGCTGACCGACTTCGTCCCGCAGGGCATCAGCGCCGACCTGATCGCCACCATCGACGGATACTCCCGCGAGGACGTCGACCGGTTCGCGCTGCGCTCCCAGGAGCGGGCGGCCCGCGCCTGGGCGGAGGGCCGGTTCAGCCGCGGCGTGGTGCCGGTGCGCGACCGCAACGGCCTGCTGATCCTCGACCACGACGAGCACATCCGCGCCGACTCCACGCTGGCCGGGCTGGGCGCGCTCACCCCCTCGTTCGCGCAGCTCGGCGCGCAGGGCGGGTTCGACGCGGTGGCGCTGCAGAAATACCACTGGGTCGAGCGCATCGAGCACGTGCACCACGCCGGCAACTCGTCCGGCATCGTGGACGGTGCCGCGCTGGTGCTGGTCGGGTCGCGGGCCGCGGGCGAGGCGGCCGGCATGGCCCCGCGGGCGCGCATCGTCTCCGCCGCGCTCAGCGGCGCCGACCCGACCATCATGCTGACCGGCCCCGCGCCGGCGTCCCGCAAGGCGCTCGACCGGGCCGGCCTGACCGTCGACGACCTCGACCTGGTCGAGATCAACGAAGCGTTCGCCGCCGTGGTCCTGCACTACATCGACGACATGAAGCTCGACCCGGAGATCGTCAACGTCAACGGCGGGGCGATCGCCATGGGCCACCCGCTCGGTGCGACCGGCGCGATGATCCTCGGCACGCTCGTCGACGAGCTGGAGCGGCGCGGCGGGCGATACGGCCTGGCCACGCTCTGCATCGGCGGCGGCATGGGCATCGCCACGATCGTCGAGCGTCTCTGA
- a CDS encoding TetR/AcrR family transcriptional regulator, producing the protein MHSAETIEPPRRRPKDRKDQIAMVAAELFCARGYHGVGIDQIAAAVGISGPAVYRHFRGKYAILVYATRRLIERVLAVVDADDADPAARLDALLTALARIAVEGRRVGGLYQWEWRHLEPVHVAEFAEQLETLSRRFVVPLRAVRKDLDVRGASALVRAMLSVFGSLSTHRAAIARGRAEQTLHRVGLAVLHGEPPVPRRPGRKPRPDQDPAGVRPVARRELILAEAIMLFHRHGYHAVGIDDIAYRVGINASSVYRVFPGKADILAAAFYRASERVTEATAVALDGAADAPDALRRLVESYVELTFERSDLVSVYLAENSNLPGGDRHELRKVQRLHVEEWVRLLTEVRPELPVPEARVLVHAALNLVTDLSRWVRFDRRTGMDAHLVRLAMVIMDA; encoded by the coding sequence GTGCACAGCGCAGAGACGATCGAGCCGCCCCGGCGGCGGCCGAAGGACCGCAAGGACCAGATCGCCATGGTCGCGGCCGAGCTGTTCTGCGCGCGTGGCTATCACGGCGTCGGCATCGACCAGATCGCGGCCGCGGTCGGCATCAGCGGCCCCGCGGTCTACCGGCACTTCCGGGGGAAGTACGCGATCCTCGTCTACGCCACCCGCCGGCTGATCGAGCGGGTGCTGGCCGTGGTGGACGCGGACGACGCCGACCCGGCCGCCCGGCTGGACGCGCTGCTCACGGCGCTGGCGCGGATCGCGGTCGAGGGCCGCCGGGTCGGCGGCCTCTACCAGTGGGAGTGGCGCCACCTGGAGCCGGTGCACGTCGCCGAGTTCGCGGAGCAGCTGGAGACGCTGTCCCGCCGTTTCGTCGTACCGCTGCGGGCGGTTAGAAAAGATCTTGATGTGCGCGGCGCGTCGGCGCTGGTCCGGGCGATGCTCAGCGTCTTCGGCAGCCTCTCCACGCACCGCGCCGCGATCGCGCGCGGCCGGGCCGAGCAGACGCTGCACCGCGTGGGCCTGGCCGTGCTGCACGGCGAGCCCCCGGTGCCCCGCAGGCCGGGCCGGAAGCCCAGACCTGATCAGGACCCCGCGGGGGTACGGCCGGTGGCGCGCCGCGAGCTCATCCTGGCCGAAGCGATCATGCTGTTCCACCGGCACGGTTACCACGCGGTCGGGATCGACGACATCGCGTACCGGGTGGGGATCAACGCGTCCAGCGTCTACCGCGTCTTCCCCGGCAAGGCGGACATCCTGGCCGCCGCGTTCTACCGCGCGTCGGAGCGGGTGACCGAGGCGACCGCGGTCGCGCTGGACGGCGCCGCGGACGCGCCGGACGCGCTGCGCCGGCTGGTGGAGTCCTACGTGGAGCTGACGTTCGAGCGCAGCGACCTGGTCTCGGTCTACCTCGCGGAGAACAGCAACCTGCCCGGCGGTGACCGGCACGAGCTGCGCAAGGTGCAGCGGCTGCACGTGGAGGAGTGGGTGCGGCTGCTGACCGAGGTGCGCCCGGAGCTGCCGGTGCCCGAGGCGCGGGTGCTGGTGCACGCGGCGCTCAACCTGGTGACCGATCTGAGCCGGTGGGTCCGCTTCGACCGGCGGACCGGCATGGACGCCCACCTGGTCCGGCTCGCCATGGTGATTATGGACGCGTGA
- a CDS encoding AMP-dependent synthetase/ligase, whose translation MPQPPAPDRSDHSPPADRAARCAGTARGLTVPLLLHRNATEFGDRPALTALGAADGTLTWSALRDRVTHAARGLCSLGLDTGDRMLINMSSRPEHWILDLAAVHLGAIPSTVYATLSPDQLRYLARHSGAAIVVLEGDAELARWAPILAEVPTIRAVVTVAGRGSADGRVVTLAELESTGAAAHRADPGAFEKRWREVPPEAPATMLYTSGTTGDPKGVVLTHHNLVYQCVLIEDTVPTPDHARSLAYLPLAHIAERILGIYYPLYRAGHVTICPDQRQLLAALVAVRPISFFGVPRVWEKMVAGVQAQVAAAEEAVRAAFDAASTAALESYRLRAAGSPVPPELAARVAALDAAVLRPVRARLGLDELVWAGSGAAPIPVSTLLYLAGLGIDVFEVWGMTETTGTCTINTPEAFRTGSVGRVNPGMELRIADDGEILVRGPLICSGYLTAAGGVEPITDADGWLATGDVGVLDDDGFLTITDRKKELIISSGGKNISPAQIESLLRAHPLIGQAVAIGDRRPYVTALIVLDEEIAPMWARGKGLPDTSIAALAADPLLHAEITAAVDAANAKLSRPEQVKAFRIMPAAWTPESGELTPTLKLRRRVVIEQHTAAIDALYATASDT comes from the coding sequence ATGCCCCAGCCGCCCGCCCCTGACCGGAGCGACCACTCTCCCCCCGCCGACCGCGCCGCCCGCTGTGCCGGGACCGCGCGCGGTCTGACCGTTCCGCTGCTGCTGCACCGCAACGCCACCGAGTTCGGCGACCGGCCCGCGCTGACCGCGCTCGGCGCGGCCGACGGCACGCTCACCTGGTCGGCGCTGCGCGACCGGGTCACCCACGCCGCCCGTGGTCTCTGCTCGCTCGGCCTCGACACCGGCGACCGCATGCTGATCAACATGTCGAGCCGACCGGAGCACTGGATCCTCGACCTCGCCGCCGTCCACCTCGGCGCGATCCCCTCCACGGTGTACGCCACGTTGAGCCCCGACCAGCTGCGCTACCTCGCCCGGCACAGCGGCGCCGCGATCGTGGTGCTGGAGGGTGACGCCGAACTGGCCCGGTGGGCGCCGATCCTCGCCGAGGTGCCCACGATCCGGGCCGTGGTCACGGTCGCCGGCCGGGGCTCCGCCGACGGGCGCGTGGTGACGCTCGCGGAGCTGGAGTCCACCGGCGCGGCCGCGCACCGGGCCGACCCGGGCGCGTTCGAGAAACGCTGGCGCGAGGTGCCGCCCGAGGCGCCGGCCACGATGCTCTACACGTCCGGCACCACCGGTGACCCGAAGGGCGTGGTCCTCACCCACCACAACCTGGTCTACCAGTGCGTGCTCATCGAGGACACGGTGCCGACGCCCGACCACGCGCGATCGCTGGCCTACCTGCCGCTGGCGCACATCGCGGAGCGGATACTCGGCATCTACTACCCGCTCTACCGGGCCGGCCACGTCACCATCTGCCCCGACCAGAGGCAGCTGCTCGCCGCGCTGGTCGCGGTCCGGCCGATCTCGTTCTTCGGCGTGCCCCGCGTCTGGGAGAAGATGGTGGCCGGGGTGCAGGCACAGGTCGCCGCGGCCGAGGAGGCCGTCCGCGCCGCGTTCGACGCCGCCAGCACCGCGGCGCTGGAGAGCTACCGGCTGCGCGCCGCCGGCTCGCCGGTCCCGCCGGAGCTCGCCGCCCGGGTCGCCGCGCTCGACGCGGCCGTGCTCCGCCCGGTGCGCGCCCGGCTCGGGCTGGACGAGCTGGTCTGGGCGGGCAGCGGTGCCGCGCCGATCCCGGTGTCCACGTTGCTCTACCTGGCCGGTCTCGGCATCGACGTGTTCGAGGTCTGGGGCATGACCGAGACCACCGGCACCTGCACGATCAACACACCGGAGGCGTTCCGCACCGGCAGCGTCGGGCGGGTCAACCCGGGCATGGAGCTGCGCATCGCCGACGACGGGGAGATCCTGGTCCGCGGGCCGCTGATCTGTTCCGGTTACCTCACGGCCGCCGGCGGCGTCGAGCCGATCACGGACGCGGACGGCTGGCTGGCGACCGGCGACGTCGGCGTGCTCGACGACGACGGATTCCTGACGATCACCGACCGGAAGAAGGAGTTGATCATCAGCTCCGGTGGGAAGAACATCTCGCCGGCCCAGATCGAGTCGCTGCTGCGCGCCCACCCGCTGATCGGCCAGGCCGTGGCGATCGGCGACCGACGGCCGTACGTGACCGCGCTCATCGTGCTGGACGAGGAGATCGCGCCGATGTGGGCCCGCGGCAAGGGCCTGCCCGACACGTCGATCGCCGCCCTCGCCGCCGATCCGCTGCTGCACGCGGAGATCACCGCGGCGGTCGACGCGGCCAACGCCAAACTCTCCCGGCCCGAGCAGGTCAAGGCGTTCCGGATCATGCCGGCCGCGTGGACCCCCGAGTCCGGCGAGCTCACCCCGACCCTGAAACTCCGCCGCCGCGTCGTCATCGAGCAGCACACCGCGGCCATCGACGCGCTCTACGCCACCGCGTCCGACACCTGA
- a CDS encoding oxygenase MpaB family protein, whose product MTAEGGGRMRVEARAPRRGSVVWRYFGDARNMLLGPPLLVLQVAHPVVGAGVLQHSNYREEPWQRLVRTYLSLSTVIYGGQRGAERETARLRRLHETIRGVDDQGRRYHALHPEAYLWVHATLVQGGVDAHRTFGRPLTDAQTAEYYADMRQVGLLLGLREHHLPADWASFRAYYDERVLNRLEDNQAVWDVIDSVRHLKKPLAVIPSFVWRPVGAGAGRLAHLVLVGALPEVLRDRLGLTWSPEQERRLRRFARVVRGTMALVPPPLRTAGGRMAARIVTARADRRERHDPPAGHDRAPARLPAG is encoded by the coding sequence GTGACGGCGGAGGGAGGCGGGCGGATGCGGGTGGAAGCCAGGGCGCCGCGGCGCGGGTCGGTGGTCTGGCGGTACTTCGGCGATGCCCGGAACATGCTGCTCGGGCCGCCGCTGCTGGTGCTGCAGGTGGCGCATCCGGTGGTCGGCGCGGGCGTGCTGCAGCACTCGAACTACCGGGAGGAGCCGTGGCAGCGCCTGGTCCGCACCTACCTGTCGCTCTCCACCGTGATCTACGGCGGGCAGCGGGGCGCCGAGCGGGAGACCGCCCGCCTCCGCCGGCTGCACGAGACGATCAGGGGCGTCGACGATCAGGGCCGCCGCTATCACGCGCTCCACCCGGAGGCGTACCTGTGGGTGCACGCGACGCTCGTCCAGGGTGGCGTGGACGCGCACCGGACCTTCGGCCGGCCGCTGACGGACGCGCAGACGGCCGAGTACTACGCGGACATGCGCCAGGTCGGGCTGCTGCTCGGGCTGCGCGAGCACCATCTGCCCGCGGACTGGGCGAGCTTCCGCGCGTACTACGACGAGCGCGTCCTGAACCGGCTCGAGGACAACCAGGCCGTGTGGGACGTGATCGACAGCGTCCGGCACCTGAAGAAGCCGCTGGCCGTGATCCCCTCCTTCGTGTGGCGTCCGGTCGGCGCGGGTGCCGGGCGGCTCGCGCACCTGGTGCTGGTCGGCGCGCTGCCCGAGGTGCTGCGCGACCGTCTCGGCCTCACCTGGTCGCCGGAGCAGGAGCGCCGCCTGCGCCGCTTCGCCCGCGTCGTCCGCGGCACCATGGCCCTGGTGCCGCCACCGCTGCGGACGGCAGGCGGCCGCATGGCGGCACGGATCGTGACGGCGCGCGCCGACCGCCGGGAACGGCACGACCCGCCGGCCGGCCACGACCGGGCACCGGCGCGTCTTCCCGCCGGTTGA
- a CDS encoding P1 family peptidase, whose amino-acid sequence MTVVEVPAGVRVGHWTGDGTGVTVILPPPGTVGSGEVRGGAPATREFELLSPERMVDRVDAVVLSGGSAFGLAAGDGVMRALRARDEGFPTAYGPVPIVIGMSVFDASVATTPPDATAGRAALRHALDTPPAPAPVAGGDAMPGDAGGAATAAIRVGRVGAGTGAMSGRWLGRQDPGGFGAASARDVSGAVVTAFAVVNALGVIIAPDGSPLLTAPPNDETPPTGTPRPPSDAAPTDNPPPAPGTTPTGDPRPPSDAAPTDNPPPAPGTTPTGDPRRPSGDGAGGGATRAPTGGVTRPFGASSGRENTTLVVVVTDAKLTKGECLLLAQSGHDGMARALHPAHTRFDGDAVVALATGSAVPAGDNDLDTIRATAITVVATAIRTAVPRPGPAV is encoded by the coding sequence GTGACGGTGGTCGAGGTGCCGGCCGGCGTGCGCGTCGGCCACTGGACGGGCGACGGTACCGGCGTGACCGTGATCCTGCCGCCGCCCGGCACCGTCGGCTCCGGCGAGGTGCGCGGCGGCGCACCCGCGACCCGGGAGTTCGAGCTGCTCAGCCCGGAACGGATGGTGGACCGGGTGGACGCCGTCGTGCTCTCCGGCGGCTCCGCGTTCGGCCTGGCCGCCGGGGACGGCGTGATGCGGGCGCTGCGTGCCCGCGACGAGGGCTTCCCCACCGCGTACGGCCCGGTCCCGATCGTGATCGGCATGTCCGTCTTCGACGCGTCCGTGGCCACCACCCCGCCCGACGCCACCGCCGGCCGCGCCGCCCTCCGCCACGCCCTCGACACCCCGCCCGCCCCCGCCCCGGTCGCCGGGGGCGACGCGATGCCGGGGGATGCCGGCGGTGCGGCGACCGCGGCGATCCGGGTCGGCCGGGTCGGTGCGGGCACGGGCGCGATGAGTGGGCGGTGGCTCGGCCGCCAGGACCCCGGCGGATTCGGCGCCGCCTCCGCGCGCGACGTCAGCGGCGCCGTCGTGACCGCGTTCGCCGTGGTCAACGCGCTCGGCGTGATCATCGCTCCGGACGGCTCACCCCTGCTCACCGCACCACCGAACGACGAGACCCCACCCACCGGCACCCCGCGGCCGCCCTCGGACGCCGCACCCACCGACAACCCGCCACCGGCGCCCGGCACCACGCCCACCGGCGATCCGCGGCCGCCGTCGGACGCCGCACCCACCGACAACCCGCCACCGGCGCCCGGCACCACGCCCACCGGCGATCCGCGGCGGCCGTCCGGTGACGGGGCCGGCGGCGGCGCGACGCGCGCGCCCACCGGCGGCGTGACGCGGCCGTTCGGTGCCTCGTCCGGCCGGGAGAACACCACGCTCGTCGTGGTCGTCACGGACGCGAAGCTCACCAAGGGTGAGTGCCTGCTGCTGGCCCAGAGCGGCCACGACGGCATGGCGCGTGCGCTCCACCCGGCACACACCCGCTTCGACGGTGACGCGGTGGTCGCCCTCGCCACCGGCTCCGCCGTCCCGGCCGGCGACAACGACCTCGACACGATCCGCGCCACCGCGATCACGGTCGTCGCCACCGCGATCCGCACCGCGGTCCCCCGGCCCGGCCCCGCGGTGTGA
- a CDS encoding oxygenase MpaB family protein, with the protein MRDRHRWLHRIARLDPVRDHVEIHRISAGFEFPWDYTRALEFALFRTYCVPSISALLAATGEFRRRPQKRYDDTALLMAEIAAHGYDSPRGRSALRVINRAHGHYAISNDDMRYVLSTFVHDPIDWISAYGWRPLHPHEKLAAYHYYRAVGTRMGIRDIPGTFDEFKTFKQRYEESHFVFAASNREIGDHTIALFASWFPAPLRPAARAGVRSLLSPEMLRAFGMRPAPPLLGAAVRAALHGRAYALRFFPARTESALARMPGNRTYPGYPAGYHPADLGAPPPGPDVPAHCRRATPSRPSPETPGG; encoded by the coding sequence ATGCGCGATCGGCACCGCTGGCTGCACCGGATCGCGCGCCTCGATCCGGTCCGCGACCACGTCGAGATCCACCGCATCTCCGCCGGATTCGAATTCCCCTGGGACTACACGCGGGCGCTGGAGTTCGCGCTGTTCCGCACGTACTGCGTACCCTCGATCTCCGCGCTGCTCGCCGCCACCGGCGAATTCCGGCGGCGACCGCAGAAACGGTACGACGACACGGCACTGCTGATGGCGGAGATCGCCGCGCACGGGTACGACTCGCCGCGCGGCCGGTCCGCGCTGCGGGTCATCAACCGCGCGCACGGCCACTACGCCATCTCGAACGACGACATGCGGTACGTACTGTCCACGTTCGTCCACGACCCGATCGACTGGATCTCCGCCTACGGCTGGCGGCCGCTGCACCCGCACGAGAAACTCGCGGCCTACCACTACTACCGCGCGGTCGGCACGCGCATGGGCATCCGCGACATCCCCGGCACGTTCGACGAGTTCAAGACCTTCAAGCAACGGTACGAGGAGAGCCACTTCGTCTTCGCGGCGAGCAACCGGGAGATCGGCGACCACACGATCGCGCTGTTCGCGAGCTGGTTCCCGGCCCCGCTGCGGCCGGCCGCCCGGGCCGGGGTGCGCAGCCTGCTGTCACCGGAGATGCTGCGCGCGTTCGGCATGCGGCCGGCGCCGCCGCTGCTGGGCGCGGCCGTGCGCGCCGCGCTGCACGGGCGGGCGTACGCGCTCCGGTTCTTCCCGGCACGCACGGAGTCGGCGCTGGCCCGGATGCCGGGCAACCGGACGTACCCGGGATATCCGGCCGGATACCACCCGGCGGACCTCGGCGCGCCGCCACCCGGCCCGGACGTCCCGGCGCACTGCCGGCGCGCGACACCGTCCCGGCCGAGCCCGGAGACACCGGGCGGCTGA
- a CDS encoding acyl-CoA dehydrogenase family protein: protein MKRDIFTEDHDAFRSLVSTFVAKEIAPHHARWEQARIVDRAVWTAAGRAGLLGFFVPAAYGGADVADLRYHAILAEELARAGATGPAFPLHNDIVGPYLTALATEEQKQRWLPGFCTGELITAIAMTEPDAGSDLQGMRTTAVRDGDDWILNGQKTFISNGIISDLVIVAARTDPAAGSHGISLLVVERGMDGFTRGRTLDKIGQHAQDTAELFFQDVRVPAANVLGEPGMGFAYLMRNLPAERLSIAVAAMAAAEEIFRITLDHCREREAFGRPIGRFQHSRFLLAELATELRLGRVFVDRCLVTPDLSAVDAAMAKWWTTELQQRVVDRCLQLHGGYGYMREYPVARAFLDSRVQTIYGGTTEIMKEVIGRSLGL, encoded by the coding sequence GTGAAGCGCGACATTTTCACGGAGGACCACGACGCGTTCCGGTCGCTGGTGTCGACGTTCGTGGCCAAGGAGATCGCGCCGCACCACGCGCGCTGGGAACAGGCCCGGATCGTCGACCGTGCGGTGTGGACCGCGGCCGGGCGGGCCGGGCTGCTCGGCTTCTTCGTGCCCGCCGCGTACGGCGGCGCGGACGTGGCCGACCTCCGGTACCACGCGATCCTGGCCGAGGAACTGGCCCGCGCCGGCGCGACCGGGCCGGCGTTCCCGCTGCACAACGACATCGTCGGGCCCTACCTGACGGCGCTGGCCACGGAGGAGCAGAAGCAACGCTGGCTGCCCGGCTTCTGCACCGGCGAGCTCATCACGGCGATCGCGATGACCGAGCCGGACGCGGGCAGCGACCTGCAGGGCATGCGCACCACCGCGGTCCGGGACGGCGACGACTGGATCCTCAACGGGCAGAAGACGTTCATCAGCAACGGCATCATCTCCGACCTGGTGATCGTGGCCGCGCGCACCGACCCGGCGGCCGGCAGCCACGGGATCAGCCTGCTCGTGGTCGAGCGCGGCATGGACGGTTTCACCCGCGGGCGCACGCTCGACAAGATCGGCCAGCACGCGCAGGACACCGCGGAACTGTTCTTCCAGGACGTCCGGGTGCCCGCGGCCAACGTGCTCGGCGAGCCCGGCATGGGATTCGCGTACCTGATGCGGAACCTGCCCGCGGAACGCCTCTCGATCGCGGTCGCTGCCATGGCCGCGGCCGAGGAGATCTTCCGGATCACGCTGGACCACTGCCGGGAACGCGAGGCGTTCGGCCGGCCGATCGGGCGGTTCCAGCACAGCCGCTTCCTGCTCGCGGAGCTCGCCACCGAACTGCGACTCGGCCGCGTCTTCGTCGACCGCTGCCTGGTCACGCCGGACCTGAGCGCCGTCGACGCCGCGATGGCGAAATGGTGGACCACCGAACTCCAGCAGCGTGTCGTCGACCGCTGTCTGCAGTTGCACGGAGGGTACGGATACATGCGCGAGTACCCGGTCGCCCGGGCCTTCCTCGACTCGCGCGTCCAGACCATCTACGGCGGCACGACCGAGATCATGAAAGAGGTCATCGGCCGGTCGCTGGGACTGTAG